A genomic window from Silene latifolia isolate original U9 population chromosome 11, ASM4854445v1, whole genome shotgun sequence includes:
- the LOC141611697 gene encoding putative xyloglucan endotransglucosylase/hydrolase protein 23, translating to MGVSKLVLSTLFLATLVVTSNANFNDEFDITFGDGRARILNNGEDLTLSLDKYSGSGFRSKNEYLFGKIDMQIKLVPGNSAGSVTTYYLSSMGSAHDEIDFEFLGNVTGQPYTLHTNVFAQGKGNREQQFHLWFDPTEDFHTYSILWNPQRIVFSVDGIPIREFKNMESKGVSFPKDQPMRVYSSLWNADDWATQGGRVKADWSKAPFTASFKAYKAEACVWAWGTSSCGSVSSPTSTSDWLNQELDSASLERMNWVQKNYMIYNYCADVQRFPQGLPTECSQSS from the coding sequence ATGGGTGTCTCAAAACTTGTCCTCTCCACTCTTTTTTTAGCAACTCTTGTTGTAACATCCAATGCCAACTTCAACGATGAGTTCGATATTACATTTGGTGACGGTCGAGCTAGGATACTCAACAACGGAGAAGATCTCACCCTTTCTTTAGACAAGTACTCTGGCTCCGGCTTTAGGTCCAAGAACGAGTATTTGTTTGGTAAGATTGATATGCAAATAAAACTCGTACCTGGTAACTCCGCTGGTAGTGTCACTACTTACTATCTTTCGTCCATGGGGTCTGCCCATGACGAGATAGATTTCGAGTTTTTGGGAAATGTGACGGGTCAGCCTTATACTCTACACACCAATGTGTTCGCTCAAGGAAAAGGCAACCGTGAGCAACAGTTCCATTTATGGTTCGACCCAACAGAGGATTTCCATACCTACTCAATCCTATGGAATCCGCAAAGAATAGTGTTTTCGGTTGACGGGATTCCTATCAGAGAATTCAAGAACATGGAGTCAAAGGGAGTCTCATTCCCTAAGGACCAACCCATGAGAGTCTACTCCAGCTTGTGGAATGCTGATGATTGGGCCACACAAGGTGGCCGGGTCAAAGCCGATTGGTCCAAGGCTCCTTTCACTGCCTCGTTTAAGGCCTATAAGGCTGAAGCCTGTGTTTGGGCTTGGGGTACTTCCTCTTGTGGGTCGGTTTCCTCCCCTACCTCGACTTCCGACTGGCTGAACCAGGAGCTGGATTCAGCAAGCCTAGAAAGGATGAATTGGGTACAAAAGAACTATATGATCTACAACTATTGTGCTGATGTTCAGAGATTCCCTCAAGGCCTCCCTACAGAATGCTCACAAAGTTCCTGA
- the LOC141611696 gene encoding pleiotropic drug resistance protein 1-like: MEDEDELKWGVLQRVPTYERLRKSLSDVKRFGLQEKKDVVDKLINVVAEDNELFLLKLRHRLDRVAIDIPTVEVRFQNLFIDGEAHVGTRALPSIYNAVLNLLEDVLHYLHLLNSRKVPISILHGVSGIIKPGRMVLLLGPPGSGKTTLLQALAGHLNKGLKISGNIMYNGHEMDDFVAQRTSAYVSQHDSHIGEMTVRETLAFSARCQGVGTNYDMLVELIRREKEDKVIPDADIDTYMKAAALEGQEISIVTEYILKILGLDSCADMLVGNPMIRGISGGEKKRLTTGEILVGPAKTLFMDDISSGLDTSTTFQIVNCIRQFIHILKGTAILSLLQPATETFNLFDDIILLSDGQIVYQGPCESVIEFFEFMGFKCPERKGVADFLQEVTSVKEQEKYWVKDDPYVFVTAKDFADTFRSFHVGQKLEQELAAPYDKVRSHPTSLARQTYGVNKKELLLSCVSREFLLMKRNIFIYLFKMTELAIMALVTATLFFRTKMPKETVADGGIFMGALFYSIIRMIYNGFSEISLTVNQLPVFYKQRNLRLYPAWAYTLPKWILKIPLSIAEVAIWVCVTYYLTGFDPAIGQFFKYYLALLCVHQTAAGLYRLIAGLARDMTVATPLGLCIVMVYIVLGGFALSPADVKKWWLWGYWTSPIMYTQNIIALNEFTGNSWNKVDPNSSETLGLEVLKEHGFYSSAHWYWLGIAAMVGFWLLFNSLFTLSLTFLNPIGKPRTIPSAENKVEGNSSDKEERQAQTPFVMLPQPTKQDDKRKQVMVLPFEPLSISFEEISYSVDMPQVMMGDGTCKDKLHLVKGVTGVFKPGVLTALMGVTGAGKTTLMDVLAGRKTTGYVQGRIYISGYPKKQETFARISGYVEQTDIHSPHVTVYEALLFSAWLRLSIDVDSVTRKLFIDEIMELVELTTLRDALVGLPGVNGLSTEQRKRLTIAVELVANPSIIFMDEPTSGLDARAAAIVMKTVKNTVNTGRTVVCTIHQPSIDIFDTFDELLLLKRGGEAIYFGPLGHHGCHLISYFEEIDGVAKMKDGYNPATWMLEVSSGAQEAKLGINFAEIYRRSDLCRRMTTLVEELSNPALGSQELHFSTKYSQSFFSQCTACLWKRHCSYWRNPRHNAVRLLLSILLGLTFGSIFWQLGSKRKRAQDLFNAMGSMYGTVFALCVCNASSVQPVVAVERTIFYRERATGMYSALPYAISQIIIELPYCFLQAMIYGTIVYAAIGFEWTIDKFVWFIFFMYLTLLYFTYYGMMAMSMSRNQTISSILSSSSYTLWNLFSGFVVPITRMPIW; encoded by the exons GATGTGTTACATTATCTCCATCTTTTAAACAGTAGAAAAGTGCCTATATCCATTTTGCATGGTGTGAGTGGAATTATCAAACCTGGCAG AATGGTACTGCTATTAGGTCCCCCAGGTTCGGGGAAGACAACATTACTTCAAGCTCTGGCGGGTCACCTTAACAAAGGTCTGAAG ATTTCAGGGAACATTATGTATAATGGGCATGAAATGGATGATTTTGTTGCACAGAGGACCTCTGCATATGTCAGTCAGCATGATTCTCACATTGGAGAGATGACAGTTAGAGAAACTCTTGCCTTTTCAGCTAGATGTCAAGGTGTTGGAACCAATTATG ACATGCTTGTGGAGCTAATAAGACGGGAAAAGGAAGATAAAGTTATTCCGGATGCTGATATTGATACATATATGAAG GCTGCAGCATTGGAGGGGCAGGAGATCAGCATTGTGACTGAGTATATACTCAAG ATTTTAGGTCTGGATTCATGTGCTGATATGCTGGTTGGGAACCCTATGATAAGAGGAATATCAGGTGGAGAAAAGAAGCGCCTCACCACTG GTGAGATTCTTGTAGGACCAGCAAAAACACTGTTTATGGACGACATTTCTTCTGGCCTGGACACCTCTACTACATTCCAAATTGTGAACTGTATCAGGCAATTCATACACATTTTAAAAGGAACTGCAATCCTTTCTCTACTTCAACCTGCAACTGAAACATTCAACCTCTTTGATGATATCATACTCCTTTCGGATGGTCAAATCGTGTACCAAGGTCCATGTGAAAGTGTGATTGAGTTCTTTGAATTCATGGGATTCAAGTGTCCTGAAAGGAAAGGAGTTGCTGATTTTTTACAAGAG GTGACATCTGTAAAAGAGCAAGAGAAGTATTGGGTTAAAGATGATCCATATGTTTTTGTGACTGCCAAGGATTTTGCAGACACGTTTAGGTCATTCCATGTCGGTCAGAAACTAGAGCAAGAGCTTGCAGCACCATACGACAAGGTGCGAAGCCACCCTACTTCACTGGCCAGGCAGACATACGGCGTCAACAAGAAAGAGTTGTTACTGTCTTGTGTATCAAGAGAGTTTCTACTGATGAAAAGGAATATTTTTATCTATTTATTCAAGATGACAGAA CTTGCTATCATGGCACTTGTTACAGCGACATTGTTCTTTCGAACAAAAATGCCCAAGGAGACGGTGGCAGATGGTGGAATTTTCATGGGAGCACTATTTTACTCAATCATCAGGATGATATACAATGGATTTTCAGAGATTTCTTTGACTGTTAACCAGCTACCAGTCTTCTATAAACAGAGGAACCTTCGGTTATATCCAGCATGGGCATATACTTTACCTAAATGGATCCTCAAAATTCCTTTGTCAATAGCGGAAGTTGCCATCTGGGTTTGTGTAACCTACTATTTAACAGGATTTGACCCGGCCATAGGGCAGTTCTTCAAGTATTATTTGGCACTCCTATGTGTACACCAGACAGCTGCTGGTTTGTATAGGCTGATAGCTGGTTTGGCTCGAGACATGACTGTAGCAACCCCACTAGGACTATGCATTGTGATGGTGTATATAGTTTTAGGGGGGTTTGCTTTGTCTCCAG CGGATGTGAAGAAGTGGTGGTTATGGGGATATTGGACCTCTCCTATAATGTATACGCAGAATATCATAGCCTTGAATGAATTCACTGGAAACAGCTGGAACAAA GTTGATCCTAATTCCTCGGAAACATTAGGCTTAGAAGTCTTGAAGGAACATGGATTCTATTCCAGTGCACACTGGTATTGGCTTGGAATAGCAGCAATGGTTGGATTCTGGTTACTATTTAATTCGCTTTTTACACTTTCCTTGACATTCCTCAATC CTATAGGGAAGCCTCGTACAATTCCATCTGCAGAAAACAAAGTTGAAGGGAACTCATCTG ATAAAGAAGAAAGACAAGCACAAACGCCATTTGTGATGCTGCCACAACCCACAAAACAAGATGATAAGAGGAAGCAAGTCATGGTTCTTCCTTTTGAGCCTTTGTCCATCAGTTTTGAGGAAATCAGTTACTCAGTCGACATGCCGCAG gtgatgatggGTGATGGTACCTGTAAGGATAAGCTACATCTTGTAAAGGGTGTGACCGGTGTGTTCAAACCAGGAGTCCTCACTGCACTGATGGGCGTGACAGGCGCCGGTAAAACCACTCTAATGGATGTATTGGCTGGAAGGAAAACTACTGGGTATGTCCAGGGACGTATCTACATTTCTGGATATCCCAAAAAGCAAGAAACATTTGCTCGTATATCTGGTTATGTTGAGCAGACAGACATCCACTCGCCTCATGTAACTGTTTATGAAGCATTGCTTTTCTCTGCTTGGCTTCGTTTGTCCATTGATGTAGATTCTGTCACAAGAAAG CTGTTCATTGATGAGATTATGGAGCTTGTGGAGCTGACGACATTAAGGGATGCTCTAGTAGGCTTGCCTGGGGTAAATGGTCTTTCTACCGAGCAGCGGAAGAGGCTAACAATCGCGGTGGAACTTGTTGCGAACCCATCTATCATATTTATGGATGAACCAACGTCTGGACTTGATGCAAGGGCAGCAGCAATTGTAATGAAGACAGTAAAGAATACAGTAAATACAGGAAGAACAGTGGTTTGCACCATTCACCAGCCTAGCATTGATATATTTGATACTTTTGATGAG CTGCTGCTGCTGAAAAGAGGAGGGGAAGCAATCTACTTTGGCCCGCTGGGTCATCATGGTTGCCATCTGATCAGTTATTTTGAG GAAATTGACGGAGTTGCTAAGATGAAAGATGGTTATAATCCAGCTACTTGGATGCTTGAGGTCTCTTCAGGAGCTCAAGAAGCAAAATTAGGAATCAACTTTGCAGAAATTTATAGAAGATCAGATCTGTGCAG GAGGATGACAACTCTGGTGGAGGAACTAAGCAATCCTGCGTTAGGCTCACAAGAGTTGCATTTTTCAACTAAGTATTCACAATCTTTCTTCAGTCAATGTACGGCTTGTCTATGGAAGCGACATTGCTCATATTGGCGAAATCCACGCCACAATGCTGTTAGGCTTCTGTTGTCTATTTTGCTAGGCCTTACTTTTGGTTCAATTTTTTGGCAACTCGGCTCCAAAAG GAAGAGGGCGCAAGATCTATTCAATGCAATGGGCTCCATGTATGGTACGGTTTTTGCATTATGTGTATGCAATGCTTCTTCAGTGCAGCCAGTTGTAGCTGTTGAAAGGACAATCTTCTATAGAGAAAGGGCTACGGGGATGTACTCTGCTTTGCCGTATGCTATCAGTCAG ATCATCATTGAACTGCCATACTGCTTCCTTCAAGCCATGATTTATGGAACCATAGTCTATGCTGCGATTGGATTCGAATGGACAATAGATAAATTCGTTTGGTTCATATTCTTTATGTACTTGACCTTGTTGTACTTCACTTATTATGGAATGATGGCAATGAGCATGTCCCGAAACCAGACTATTTCTTCAATTCTTTCCTCATCTTCTTACACTCTGTGGAACCTTTTTTCGGGTTTTGTCGTTCCGATAACC AGGATGCCTATTTGGTAG